In the genome of Lactuca sativa cultivar Salinas chromosome 3, Lsat_Salinas_v11, whole genome shotgun sequence, the window CCTCCATCTGAAAAAAACAGAAGTATGTATAAGGATTAGCTGAACACATAATGCTCATATCATAATTTAACTTAACAATTTTATAAGTATTGGTGTGGATAATCACTCTAGTGTATTTGGACGCCCATATTTTGttagtttgattttgaaatgacATTTTAACTTGTCAATTGaataggttttttttttgttttttttttttaatacttttGTTGAGTTGGTAAAAATTAGGGCCAATAAATTTGAACACGGGCTTCAAAAACTAAAAGTCGGTTCTGCTTTCAATAGAAAAGCGTTAAAAATTAGGGACAATAATAATACTGTAAATAACAGTATACAACTTAATGATTATAATCTAAGTCTTCCTTTATTCTAATATCCTAACTCCATCCTTCATCATTAATCATTAGGCGTAGTCCATGGGACCATGAGGTTCAAAAAGGTTAGCCAAGAGCCCATTCTTTCTCAGAGGATTCATACCCATGTCTTTGCACAGTTGATCATTGTACCATATCTCTAAAGCAGCAATCGAAGATCGATAATGGTATTCCCCAGCTGATTCCTTCATATATTCATCCCATCCCTCAATATCCTTCTGCATCTCATCAACACTCGGTGGCTTGAATGCACCTTCAAGAAGCGCAGCCACCCATTTAGACCTCATTTCTGAGGTATAAATATTCGAAAGACTATCGGAAAATCCAATAACCGCTAGTTGTGGTATACGCGGATGAATGCATTCCCTGATAACATTGTTGACCACTGATCAATTAATAATATAAGCAATCATGTTTGTTTCTAAAGTTTATCCAATATAAAACACGACTAATTACCTGTATAGAGGGACTCGTGGTGAATCCACAATGAAGTGACGAAATGTTGGTGATTCAAAAATGTCTTTGAGCTTTTCTACCCCTTTGAATCCAGTAGCGAATATAACAATGTCAGCTTCTATATGTGTGTTGTCCTTTTCAATCACGATGCCATTGTCGTAAAAGCTAAACCTTGGAGTTTTCTTTAGTTTGATGCTTCCTTTCTCAATTGCATTGAAGAAGTCATCTGAATCTGGCAAATAGATGATCAAACTTGAGCGGGCTTCTTTCGAGAAGCTTTCTTGTGGCACCATGTTGTACTTGGCAAGGGGAAGCTTCTTTTTGATGTGGCTTTCGACAAGTTTCGAGACCCCCCAACGCTTTTATATATTGTTGGTGATCAAAGAAGGAAAAATAAGTgcatatatatatgaatgaagaGGTTAAAATAATAACAATTATGTAATCGGAAATGTGAGAACAAAGTTTAATCAAATACTAATAGCTTAGATATATGTGAATAACaatgtttaatcacatgtgattgatacgtatgataaaaaaaatttaaaaataataaatgaattcatattaaaaaaaacatcatatagatgttaattttaatttataaagaattaaaaattaaattttttaacatattttgggaaaaaaaaatctataaaaatAGCATTATAGAATGGATGGTCAACATATTTATGACAAAATTATGTAGTTGGTATTTACATATatcatattaaaatatttaacctTATAATTGATTAAATATATTCTAATCATAGAAACGTATGTTTGAGATTAATTATTTGAAGTGTATATTAGTTTATTTCAGTTTGATAACTGTTTTGAATatactaattaattaataatgACATAAAATACAAAACGTTTATCGTCTTCAATAAGCAAATTTTTATCTAATTTGAAGGTATTAACTTCTTTGAAAGTATAAACATCTTAATTTGAGAGTACTTATTAGCTAGATTATTCGTGTTTTAACCCAAAAAATATCAATCATCGACATACTGTAGCCTCTAATTCTGTTTTCTCAACCATTGTTCCCGTTCATTGTtgaaatataataatatatgtgTTATAAAATTTCTAATGCAACTATACCAACTCATCTTGTTTCATGGTTTTtgttttattcttttgtttagcACAAAATAATTTTGATTCGttataactatttttttaaacatgtttaatatatatatatatatatatatatatatatatatatatatatatatatatatatatatatatatatatatatatatatatatatatatatatatatatatatatatatatatatatatatatatatatatatatatatatatatcctcgaTTAAACTTAGAAATGTAAGTTTTTAATTTGTCTAGTAAATATTTCATACTACCCGCATAATTATGCTGTGTTAGTATTTTCTATTCAGATTGATTTTATTGAAATAAACTTTTgctaaaaatgcttttcatatatTTTATTGGTATTTGAGATTGTATATTTTATcttcaaaaaatatatatgttatataaataattatttataaaagatTTGTTTTTCATGGTTATATATGTTGATTTAAATTTTTGTAAAAGATATTAGTATAATTGATAAAATACAAAACTGTTACATgaaaaattaaatcaaaaagtcaataacatattgaatgtttttttttattattattttacacATAAATTAACAAAATTTATCAAACATTAATAAAGTTTATTATGTTTAAATGCAACATAAGTTAATTCAAACATTTTTTTAACCATATTTTGATGATGCAGATCATAACctaataaatgcttttacaaaataataataataataataataataataataataataataataaaatagctTATTCATTTAAGCAATCACAAACACTTGGTATACTTGACAAAACATCGTGTTAAGATGTTAGGATAAATTCTTTAGAGAATTGTATTTGGAATGGTAGAAATATTCGTTGTTGAACCGAGGAGGTTTTAGGGCCTAGCAGTGTTTTTAGTACTTATCATGCATTCTAATAGTTGAAAAAGGTAAAATGATTTAAGGGGTTGACTAATTGACCTCAATGGATTAAAGGCAAGGTAGTGAGATGTTAATGATATTTCAGAAAATAATGCAATTTTAGCCAATAAAAATaccttaaaaataataaaataaagtgTCGTTTTAACCAACGAATTTACATTTCAAATTCTGACATTATTCAATTTCTACAGTCGTATATTTGCTTAGAACATGAAACATAGCTTTATGTTTGCGACGTAGTTATTTGGTACTCAAAAGTTGGTTAGAAACCTTTGAACGGGAAGTTCCTTTCCAAATAAAAGACGTTTTTTTTTATAGATATAAGGTTCAATTGTCATATTAAAATGttgaatgaaaaaaataaaagaaaaaattaagtatattatttaaaaacatagcttttattatgaattcaatacattatataaaaaatatacaaCTATGTAAAAGTAAAATGATAATATAATAACGCATATAATTCGTCACTAGTTTAATGAATTGTAATTGCATAAGAATATCCGCCTTGCTTGTTCCATCTAAAAGATTGACAAGTGTGTCATATTCATGCCATATCTGGTAAATGGGAATTGACGGTTCGCTAATTAATCtcatgtttttgttttttgttttgtttttttgtttttgtttactAGCAAAATCAATACTAAAATAATAGCTCATAGTAACATTAAGAGACAAACTCCTAggcttgtcttatttatttattttttgtttttatttaaaaatgtatCATCTTGCTATGTGAATTAAGACTTTATGGATGACTTGTGCATTGATTTTAGAGTATTATTACCAATTAGTATAGATGTTCTATGTATCTACATATATGTAAGGATTTGAAAGGTTATTATAAATATTCTATTTATGGATTTCAAAAAAATATTATCATTTATTACAGATATTCTTTAATTTATGATATGAATAAATATTGTAGTATATTCTATGCATCACGCTTGCTGATGTGGAGCTGTAGAGGGACTTACTAGAGGTGAAAGTAAAGTAGCGACGAGACTAAGAAGAAAGCCTTCGCCTGGCTTATGAACCAAAAGCTCCGAGAAACGATTCAAGTATAAATGCGTCAACGGGATTCCCCATGGAGACCAATCCGGGAGCTTCCAGTGATCACGCCGGTATACTAGAGTACACGGATGCTCTGGGCCTGAAAATAAACGTCGGAAAGTTATGGAAGACGACCGGAGAAGATTAAAGTTTGACGATGAATTAACACCTGCATGCAATGCAACTAACCGTTGATCGAAGAGCACTCTCTTGCAATATCGAGTCCTGTTTTCCCGAACCCCACGACAACGACCCTCTTCCCTCTCACGAAATCTGCAGCTTTGTCGTGATCCATGGCGGCATAATCCATGGAATGTATTGCATGTCCCTGGAAAACTTTAGGGCCTTTCCCGGCAGCGAATTCGGGTATATTTGGAACATCTTTGAATCTTCCCAAACAGAGAATCACGAAATCCACGGTGTAAACCTGGTGATTTCACATGATCAATATGTAGATTTCTTTTTCGTTAAGTAAAACAATGACTTTAGAACACTGGATACGATTTATACCTGGATGGAGTCATTTCCGGTGTCGTGTACGGTGACATTCCACTTGCCTTCCGGTAGAAATGGTTCTCTGATTCCGTTCCATAGCGACCATGGGTCGGATGATATTGGTCCGTTAAAGCTGATTCCGTTGACTCGGGAATGGAATTTGATGTGGGGTATGAGATCAAAGTGGGTGGCGTAGGACCGGAGGTAGTCTAGAGTCTGTTGTTGGGTAGGGAAGATATCGGTGACGGAAGACGGCCATGGGAAGTCGGAAAACTGATACAAAGGTTTTGCCGACTGGAGCCTGGTGGTTTTGATGGTTTTAGCCCATACGCCACCAATGTCGGATTCCGACTCAAAGACAATGGGGTTGAAGCCTTTGGAGAGACAGTATTTGCATGCAAGGAGGCCAGAAATTCCGGCCCCTACGATGGCTATTTGCTTTTTATCCATTTTATCTCTCAGGCAATGAAATCTGCGATATGTTCTATGCTCTACTGTTATCTATTTATATATACTCAAGAACCCTAAACATGTAGGATGGGTCCACATATATTTTTGGCCcagtataaaaataaaaattcccTTCGAATACATATCAGCAAAGTTTTAAATGCAACAATAAAAACATTGACTATTTAATTggaataaaacaaaaacaaaaatgatgtTTACCGCTTAAGATTTAAATATAAAGACTATTAgacaataaaacaaaaaaaaaatgttaattgCAAAGATTTAAAACATTGACTGTTTATATCAATAGCAAATATTTTAGCAAATTAAACTATTGGTTGTAAAACTCATATTTTAAATGGGTTAATTAAAGAGTATGAACTTGTAAGCATGAACCATATGAATAAGTATtttaatctatacatataaaaaaaatattgacatgttttaaaaattatcATGAATTACAAATTTTTAAAGACATTTTGAAAAttctaaatttataagaaaactaATTAAAAATATTGACATAGTTAATTGATAAAGaaaaataagtaaattaatgAATTCTTAAAATTAAAAGACatttattacataaataataaacaaagaaaaaaacaaaaaaaacaaaaataccataaaataccatatgaaaaaattaattaaaaataataaaaaaataacatggaacgaaataaatgaaaataaaacatatatcaattttttctttcatttattaATATAGATTTATACAATATAGCAATAAcattttcatatataaaatatattttcataAATAGAAATCAAGAGTTAAATTTGTCAAAGGACAAGTTTTTTTTTGGGGGTTTGAATAGCCAACTTATGATCATCAAGATGATAATTAAATAGACTTGCCAAATAGGGTAGTAATAAATGATAATTTCTTCGATAGAATAATtacttttatctttttatttatttattttatataattattccTAAACTATACCTTAAATTCATCTACGTTACGaaacttgaaccctcaacctcaataAAAAAGAACAACACCAAATATCGTTTGGCTACATATTTTAAATTGGAAAAGATTTTAAGAGAAAGGTTTAAGTtgtcaaaaatatttttacttTACAACTACATCTATGTATACATTTGCATCCTCCATAATAAATGGAAATAATTTTGTCATTTGTCATCTTATTATGCATtatgtcacatgtcattttgtagtAAATTTAGATTAGTTTATATTAatgtgtcattttatggttttttttttcatttttattaaatttcatataatacttttatatatatatatatatatatatatatatatatatatatatatatatatatatatatatatatatatatatatatataattcattaatgcaattttttataatttctaaattcctaaatttttaaatttaatcCGATTATTTTAGCTgtttgtttatttaaatttaaaaaataaataagcatttcaattttaataattaaatattttacttttttcttataaattaaatttttttaaattgttagaTCTTTATGattgtttattttttaataaactcatgtaatatatgGGTCATACAATTAGTTAATTATATAATCTAGGTTATAACTTGTGGAAACCatagttataaaaataattaaatttttatggtAAAACTCATAAGTATTATTCAATTATtttcaataaattaataattaaacaTGATTTTGTAGGATTTTCAATATAGAAATACGATTAATTATCGGCAatcataataaaaaattattcaagacGAATTTAGATTTCCCCTAAAAATcagatattaaataaataattgtcTAACTTATTATCAACATCAATACTTTAAAAAAATGATAAGAAAATGGTAAGTGtcatttttataaagcatttaaCAAAAACTATATATTATGAAAAAATAATAATTGACATaataactattcttttattaatatAAGAACATTTAACAAAATTCCGATCCCAAGCCCTTGTTGGGCCATGATGTGCTCGTTTATCATGCACTTGTCCTGGATTTACAACCAGGTGTTACTAAGTAGCATCAAGAAACAATATCTCTGACTCTCTGTTATTTTAACGATCAAATTCGAACATTTTAATTTCACCATTCAAGCTTTAGGATTTTTCCACATTGGTACTGAAAGTTAGAGCATCCACAGCTTCATGCTACATTGTTACGTGACTTGCAAAAAGTCTTTCAAGATGATGTGGTACCACAACCTTTAACATCCCTTATCCCTTATGACACCAACACTTTCAAACCCAAAATGTATTTCCAAAGCGAAAGATTAATTTTTTAAGTGATTCACAAAAATTATCccgaaaaataaatcaaaatctgATTTAGTAAAAAGTTAAAATATCAAGGCTTTTTTTGGGAAAACTTtacgagtatatatatatatatatatatatatatatatatatatatatatatatatatatatatatatatatatatatatatatatatatatatatatatatagtaaattactgaaatcgtccctatggtttgctcaaaattgcatgtttggtccctaactttttttttgcactcagatcgtccctgtggtttgattttgttgcgtttttcgtccctatggtttggtcaaaattgcacgtttggtccctaactttatgtatgtaagggacgaaaaacgcaacaaaatcaaaccacatggacgatccgagtgcaaaaaaaaaattagggaccaaacgtgcaattttgaccaaaccataaggatgatttcagtaatttactcatatatatatatatatatatatatatatatatatatatatatatatatatatatatatatatatatatatatatatatatatatatatatttgttggttCCTAAAAAAACATGCAAATGATAATCTTCTTACCATTTTACCAAATATACATGCATCTTTTGTAATTTACATCTTTGCACAAGTATTAATTTATGTTCCAACAAATAATATAGGTATCAATTACTGCTAATTATACCAAGGGATAATAAGCAGAGATCAACTCCACTAGGAGTCTAGGACAAATACTTATGGTTATATACCTCTTTGCATAAGTATATTGACTTAACACAAAATAAATGACATTTAAATAAACAGTGAGGGGATTTTTAGTTAACTAAAAAAAAGACTAAAATTAACATGCAATAAAGGAAGCTAAAGCTACAATTTTAAAAAGAATCATATTTGAGACATTCGATTTTGTGTTCGTTTCATCTATATACAATTGACTATGAATTGATTTTTAGACAATCTTTAACCTAAGTTGGTACTAAAAAATATAAACAGAACTCTATTATCACTTTTAGATGTCGAATTATCTAGTTAAAATAAGCTCTTTAACTAGACTTATATGTACTAACCTTACTCCAAATAAGCTCTTAGAATAAGATTCAAAAATTTGCATTATATTCAATACAATTATTCTCAATAATATTCGATATCcggaaaatataaaaatatatgattttatgtTTGCAATGTATTAAATCATAAGTTAGGACAATACATTGTTTATTACTTGTGTCTAACTCATACAACATTTATGGATTTtataaatcaactaactttaCTAAAATTAAACTAATTAATGCAACCACTcatgaaaaaaaattcaagtacTTTCTTTATTAAACTGAAACATAAATCATTAGATTAAAACAAATCTAAAGCATAAATCATTAGATAAAAACAAATCTAAAACATCAATATAATGGAATGAATCATACATAATCAAATTATTGAATTAGAAAtggaaaagaaaagtttttaggcgaatttaaaaataaactaaaaattgtGTTTACAAATTAAACAACTAAAAATACTGAATTGCTACTCCCAAGTTGTGTTCTTTGATGTTACCTTTCTCAAAATTTTGTATCTCAACCTCCAAAAATCATACATGTGCGAGATAATGACAAGGACATGTATTTATAGGCTTGAAAAAACGTATTGACCAAGTGAAAGCCTGATTTAACCGAGTCAGTTTTGACCTTGCAAATGACTCAAGTGAGCCAAGCTTGTCATGTCCAAAATCTGCTTTTTACCCAATTCAGCTGAGTACACCCAATACAAGTGTGTCTTGACCGAATCAACCGTTCTAAGaccaaaaaaatatgttttttttatggaCTCGATCAAGTCAAACCCAAGGTATAGGGTGGCTCGATCGTGTAATTATATGGAATGCCCAGATTCTttgaaattttcaactttttcataTCAACTCCAATCTACATGACATTTGAACTGCAACTTTTTAGACATCATAAGTGCGTTGCAAGCTTCAAACAATATGAAACCCAACCATAAAGTGTACAAATCAAAAGGTTCTACTAATTCACATAAAAGTGTCGATATATATGAATGAAAGAGATTAAAAGCCTAAATAAGATGTAAATATATGGATTAAATGTCCTATAAGATTGAATTTTAAAGAATATTTCAAACAACAGGACAATGTGGATGTGTTATTTACCAATCGGTATTGATTGTTAGCCGCCTCAAAATTATCAGTTTCATTTTCACCCATATGTTTCTCTAAAATGATGTTTTATATGATGTTGAAATTTGACATTTTGCGGTATAAATCCCTCCATTTTTAGTTGAATTGGTGGCATGAACAACACAATTCACGGTGCATTTCATCGAGAAATTTATTCGTATGTAAGATCCTATGAAAGATGACAAATGTGAAAATATAAATTCATGAATAATCGATAAGACCCGATCTAACATGTAAGCAAAATTTCTATAGATAAAGTAGTAAAAAATGTAGAAGCATGTGCGTGCTTGCTataatactctctctctctctctagaactagAACTAGGTTGCTCATTTATACAATGAGAGCTCTCTCAACCTATATACAATATACTATACAAGTATATATGGGAAAGCTCAACATATAACCCATATCGAATAAGGGAAAGCCTAAAACACCATCCAATGAAGAGTTTTGGACcataacattctccccctcaaagctTGGAATGGATGACCCGACTTCAATTTCTAAAAAGAGAAACTTTACAAATTAGACCTCAAGTGTGACAAAAATGTAGAAGCAATCAACAAATCtttatgtaacacccat includes:
- the LOC111910879 gene encoding probable flavin-containing monooxygenase 1 — its product is MDKKQIAIVGAGISGLLACKYCLSKGFNPIVFESESDIGGVWAKTIKTTRLQSAKPLYQFSDFPWPSSVTDIFPTQQQTLDYLRSYATHFDLIPHIKFHSRVNGISFNGPISSDPWSLWNGIREPFLPEGKWNVTVHDTGNDSIQVYTVDFVILCLGRFKDVPNIPEFAAGKGPKVFQGHAIHSMDYAAMDHDKAADFVRGKRVVVVGFGKTGLDIARECSSINGPEHPCTLVYRRDHWKLPDWSPWGIPLTHLYLNRFSELLVHKPGEGFLLSLVATLLSPLRWGVSKLVESHIKKKLPLAKYNMVPQESFSKEARSSLIIYLPDSDDFFNAIEKGSIKLKKTPRFSFYDNGIVIEKDNTHIEADIVIFATGFKGVEKLKDIFESPTFRHFIVDSPRVPLYRECIHPRIPQLAVIGFSDSLSNIYTSEMRSKWVAALLEGAFKPPSVDEMQKDIEGWDEYMKESAGEYHYRSSIAALEIWYNDQLCKDMGMNPLRKNGLLANLFEPHGPMDYA